Within the Camelus dromedarius isolate mCamDro1 chromosome 2, mCamDro1.pat, whole genome shotgun sequence genome, the region CACAAACATACTGGAAGGCTGGAATTAAGAGCTTTTTATTATGGGATATACATAGCACTGTTACTGTTGATAAGACACTTTTCATGGTGACACTCTTTATTATGAAAGCTATATAATTCTGGTACTATAATTAAGCCATTTATACAGAGTGACAATTTTGGGATTCATCTGGCCCCTTAAGGTAGATGTCAATGAAGACTGGCACACATGTCATTAATAAGCATGTTTACACTTCATCCGGTGGTAGGGTCTTCATTTACTCCAACCGTGCTTCTTTTGGCAGACGGCTGTTATGTTTTACTTTAGTACCATATTGTGGATGCCACAGAACTTGCATTTGCCAAGGAATTATCTCCTGCAAGTAAAGGAAATTGATGCTAtaatgaaatttagaaaacatttaagaaaacagaTTTATATTTTGTTAGAGACAAAATAGTCCTCAAAGACAGCATAAAACAAGTTAAATTGCTATAACTGTAGTATACTTCAACTTGGTGCCTGTTTGAATTGACAGGAATTCTGATTTAGAGTCAAAATTAATAAGGCATACTGTGgctacaaaacaagtcttaatttTGAAAGTGGCATCAAATAAAGATAACTGATACTCTACCTGAGATGCAATGTCATGAAGTAGGATGGTGTAGTCTAGCTCAATGAAGTCATCATTTCTttgctataattaaaaaaaaccctggcATTTAGAACTTAATATCATTGGCAAAAAtgatatctgtattttaaaaaccagcttttcttaatAGGTGATGATAATACTTCCActtaagtaaaagtaaaaattgaaTGTTGTAATTTATTTAGCCTGACAGAAAAACTATTCTCTTCTAAATAAGATTTCTTtccaactacattttaaaatcacgaTTTTCTCGTTTGTTACTCTAAAAGTCATTTaccatttctgtttttagtttctgaGTTGTGGTAGCTAGATAAGAGCATTACagtctataattttgtcatttaagaTTCCTTAATGTTTCCATTGTTCAGAAAAGCATAATTTAAGGGATAAACTAATAAAATGAGTGTTTACATTAAAGAAAACCAATTTTATAAtagaaattctcttttaaaaactggaaataataaaTGTCATGCTTGATTTTGTGAAAAGCTTTGATCTATGCTGCTAACTGCTTTGGGCATATTAAAGTCTTTATACTTTATACACAGAAATATTGCTTCTACATAGTTTAAAACCATGATTATCAGAGATTTGCTGTTACTTACACAAGGCTCTTTAAGGCTTGTAATTGATGTATTGAAACAAGCTCTGAACTCCAAGAGGCAACACAAACTCCTGTGGCTCCTTCGGCTAACAGTAATTACAAACGTGGCCCCAGGAGCGGATGAAACTATACTAGTCCCTCCTTACAGTATCTGGAAGCAGTCCTTTCTTTGACTGTATCAACAAAGAATGTCCTTTCAGAATAAGGTCAAAATCAGTAAGGTTTCTTATATGTTGGCTCTTAATAGGTAAAGATACGTAATATATATACCCTGAAGCACTGTATATATTATTAAACCCTTCTATTGGAATTTTCATTAATACTTTAAAACTGCAGTTTGGTGCAGGTTTTTAggctttttctttcatgaaactACTGACACTGTCTTGTGCATATTTTGCTATAAAAAGATTGTATATCTTCTGTAACCTGGAGCAGCTACTCAATTATCTGAGGCCTCGGTGTCCCTATAGGAGTGTTGTAACCAAGGTTGCTACCTATTACCATGCATTACAAAAAGGCTCTCTTAAAATGTTGTAATAGTGATGTAGGTATTTGACATCACGCTCTGAGTACCGTAATTGGGTACCTGCCCTCCAGTGCCCAAGGGGATCTAGTAAGTAGTTGAAAGAGCCTGTGGAGTAAAGGTGCTCCGGCTGTCTTGCAGTCTGTTATCAGCAAGCTGAAACAAATCAAGTGGAAAGTCCTTTTCTCCTACGGAGATGACTGCAACTCTTGTGGTTTCTttgcactttttttcctttattccatTAAATACTACTagttgacatttttttctcttaaacctCTTAATAAGGTTAAActcaatgaatttatttttatctctttaaggTCTAGAAAGAAGCAGTTTGAAATAGTCATATCGGACTTAAAACACAAAGTTAACAAGAAGAGGTTGTCAATTATGACTAACggggttttaaaagaaaattacataagTAAGCTTCACAAAGATTGAGTTGCTAATATTTTTGTTCTGGCTGATCCGGGGGGCAAAAAATTCCAGCCATATCTCTAGCTCTGGCACTGCCATTTCAGTAGAGGAAAAAAGCAGAAGTAGTTTCAGTATCGCATGACTATAGTGATTTGAACACAAAATTTAGGTTGCCATAGGAAATAATCTGTATTAGCTATGCACAAAAACCATTGCCAAATTATTTATAACTCAGGACTTCAATCTCTTGAAACCAGCTTCACCTTCTCTGGCCTTGATAACTGTTCTCTCTTTCAAATACCAGGTTcactattttaaatacaaaaatgactGAAAGGGCACTATCCAGTCGTGAATTATAACACTTTCAGTAAATGTTAACCCTGTTAAGAGTGTAGTTTATAGAAATTACTTACCACTTGCTTGACAGTttgaatttttgccattttatacCATGTATTTTCAGTAGAATTCTGCCATATGATATAACTAGAGGCAACCCAGGCTAAATAGTGAACTGGCTTCATTTCCGGAGGTACATTTCCAAAACTGTCTGGTGAGggaaacatatatatggtaaatGGAATTATCTTATATATGCAGTATtaatttaaccttttaaaaaatctaaattctaAATCATATCTTAGTTTTCTTCAAATGTgtgcagaaaataatttaattaagcCATGGATTGATCTAAAAGTCCCAaggccttttttgttgttgttgaattagATTAGTACTGAGTATTTTTGCAAAAGCCAGTATATTTCCAGCATAGTGTTAACAACGAACAATTCTGAACACAGGTAATTGATATTGACCTTAAAGTTGAAAAACTATTTTTCCATTCCATATTTACATACCTGGAATATTTTGTGCTACTAGTGGTTCCTTCATGGATTTGAGTCTTTGATAAAATGTGTTGTCTTCTTCATCTGGGTTCTTTCCAATTTCTCCTTCAAATGTGAAGTTGACTTCTGGTGCGGAGTCTTGTCCCATTGGAGGGTAAAGTACTTCAGCTGTGCAATTCACTGTAACTTgctgtttgaaatattttgcagAAGATCTTTACATGTAGATGACCATCCATTACTAATTACTGTTCTTTGAGATATTACATTTAAAGCATTGTCCCCCTAATGGTGTTGTTTCAGACTTGACTTGGGAGTGCTTATTCCAGAAGTATCTAATTGACCCAGTAATTTTCTTAtgtaacttattttataacttGTAAGTTCTCGTAATCTTATAAACACACcttaaaactttgaaaatatttcagtattaatGGGATGTCTATTTGCAAGGCAGATTTTAGTCTGACTTATATACCAACTCCAGACTCTGGTTACTTTTTGTCTTTCCGTTACTCTTAGTCTCTTCtcctaaaaataacagaaattttctCAAACTCAGGTACTGCAGTCTGTATCTAGATGTAAAATGAAAAGATTGTAGCActgattctgttttataaaacTGTCTAGCAGCTCAAATGCCTTTTAATGAGTCTCTTTGTGTTAGCCTGTATCTCTTCTTAATTATACTTAGAAAAAgggcaaacttttaaaaatttcaagatggTTATGGTACAAGTTGCAGTACTTTTCAAGTTGGTCTCATTAATAATTTGAGAggtgtaaaatttttttaacatttccctGCCCTATTACTGAAAGATTCTTATCTGAACATGGTGGTATCAGTTGGCCATTCTGTTACTCATAAATATCTAAAAGcactgttttctttaattaaaagaaatgaaaaacaaaatgagacagaCATAAGACAGTGATGATGATTGGAGAGTTAGTTACTTTACTTGTTCATATTAGCATAAATTGAACTAGCATATGAGTATATAAcacttttaaaggaaatttacttGAAGTATATAATGTCTCTTCCACATAACTCAATATAAATATTAACTGTATCTCAGAACACACAAAAAGTTAAAACTGACCCTGTGTGATCATTTTTTTTTGAGGCAGGGATTTCataacaatttttctttaaaactgaatTAATCCTATGATTTGATCAGCAGAGGTGATCTGGAGTATTTAGAATcgaattttatttcataataaaggACATTTCACTTACTTTTTGGATAATTTCTTCCACAGAAAATTTCAGGCAATACTTATGTCCTTTTCCTGGAATATCCTAAAATTGAGAAAATGTGGTGTTATTAATAACTCAATTCTTTGCATTGTTAGAAGAATCTATCCTCATTTGTTTGGGGTTACTGACTGGTGAGGGTAAGTGATTAAAGCTTTAGACCTTGAAAAAAGGCATGTCACTATGTATATAACATCTAATTTAGGCCCTCTAGCAGGGTTGTTTCGGATGAGAATAAAAGGGTGGGATAAAAGCATATATGaataaaatcaattataatttacttttaatcaTCAGCGGGCTCTAAACTCTGGATCTGTGATCCTAAATTCCACACCTAAATTTCAgattctgaaaattttaattctaaagaTGACAAATAAGATACACCATTGAAAATACTTTTCATAAAGCCCTGTGTATCCTCCAGATGGTGTTCAATGAAGATGAATTCCATTTGAGGCATATTACTACAAAATGATGTTAAGTACTGTTTTTACTTGCGTATTAGTGGACCTTCAAAATGCTATCTGAACAAATTTTTATAACAGTAAGACGAAGGTTTAGGTATTTCACTCTTGAATTAAGATACAATTGAGTGTTTATACCTAGTTATGTTATCTGGTGTGGTTTTGAAATTGTATCTACTCCCTTTCAGCTCTTCAAGACTGTTAGCAGTTAAACTTCTGTAGCATAAATAAGGGACGGTCTCAAATCTATTAGATTTTAGTAAAATGAAAGTGAGCTTAGTGATTGCCCAGGCCTTGAGCCTTTAATTTAACTCTTTAGCCAGAGGGAGCCCATCGTTCACAGCAGTCAGTGGCAGTAGTGTTTGGTGGTAAAGCGAGCCTCAGCTCACAatacttttttctgattttgctttgtcagtttctgttgcttttttgttTCCCTCTTCATTTTGGTCAAAGAGTCTAATAAAAGAGTGGTCTTAAAATTTAAGTAGTGAAGAATCATTTGCACAACCGGAGCTTTTGTTGGTCCAGACTGGAATAGTAGATAAGAAACACAGTAGCAGTTTTAAGATCGTTTTGAAAATGGTTCCTACAGGTTTCACTTGTGGAAAGGGAAAAATGCCTCCCCTCATTGAGAACATTTCCTTATATTAGTTCCCATAAAAACTATACCAACGTCTCTGCCTTCCCGCGTGAAAACAACAAATAGCCCTGGGGCTGTCCCGAGACTGGAGTGTAGACCACCCCAAGAAATGCTAACTCGTCTCGACCGAAGGTCAGCAGTGTGACCCAGAAGAGGCATCGGAGTCGGGGGTAGGGGGCGGGGTTGGGAGCGGACCACGCTGAGAACCTAGGGAGTGGAGGGAATGTAGCAGGTGCCCCCACCGCCCTCTGCCCAACTCACCTCCAGGCTGGCTTGTTTGACTGTCTGCACCAGAAACACCTTGTGGGGGGTCCCCTGCTGGTAGTTGATGCAGCTCTCCGCCACCGAGGCCGCCCTGGAGGCTGGGTAGTGGGTCGGAGGGATTTCCATTCTTGGTGAGTGGCGGCTGGGCTCTCGTGGGGCTGCTCAAGCTGGGAAGTGCGTCCCGGTCCAGCCCGCGTGGCCCTCCTGCTTTGGGCTGGGCGTGGCAGGGGCGGGATCGccagctccttccctccctctcttcctcgtTCCTTCCGATTCTGACAGCTGCCGTCTCGGCGCTGGTTCCTGAGAGGGCTGCTCTTGTGGCCCCGCCCTGCTACCGCCTACAGTTACTCTCCGGTTCCTGCGAGCAGAGAGCCGCCTCTTCCTTTAAGGGGGTGGAGAGTCTGGGCTAGGTGGTCAGGGACTACATCCTTCCTTCTGTTAACTTTTTCAGAAGTGCAGGGAGGGGCTTTCTGGACTTTGCCTTAATGGAGCATCTCCCCTGGGGCTTCTAGTTTCCTCTCAGTGGAAAGAGTGGTTGCTTCACTTGCAGACTGGAACACAACTTCCTTAATACACCACCCCCAGTGTCAGGCACAGGGCAAAGTGCGAAGGAGCTCCAGGTAGTGAGTCATGCgattccttcttttcccttcccaaTGTGAGAGTCCAGGAACAGACTTACTCAACCCCACCAAATCAGAATATGAGACTGCAAACCATAGCATTAATTTGGAGAATTATGTAACTTAggtcaggagaaattttaaaaggtacttGCACCCTTCTCTCCCTTTACTGATCTTAGAAGGATGAGGTTTTGATATAACACCATGCTTCCActttgaaaattttactttgaggcttaaaacatttaaaaactgaacttAAAGCACTACATTGAAGTAGCTTCTAACAAAAGTAGTTTTTAACGCTCCTTCAGCAAGCACAAACTTTTAGTACACAACACGTTTTTACTCTACAGATCTCTTAATTACCTGTATCTGTCACCTTTAAAGGAACTATAATCTAGGCTGTTTTTTGGATTTGCTGTAGATCAGGCAGCTAAGATTTCTTTTCATCAGATATATAGCTAACCTGACACTTTAGCTTGTTGGCTTGGAAATAAAGATTCTTTGCTATTTTTCTCAAGatggatttttgttgtttctttgggTAGATATATAcgttgtagggtttttttttaagttaacaaaaatgtatttgtaatgtgttttctcaaatatcttttaaaa harbors:
- the LXN gene encoding latexin, whose amino-acid sequence is MEIPPTHYPASRAASVAESCINYQQGTPHKVFLVQTVKQASLEDIPGKGHKYCLKFSVEEIIQKQVTVNCTAEVLYPPMGQDSAPEVNFTFEGEIGKNPDEEDNTFYQRLKSMKEPLVAQNIPDSFGNVPPEMKPVHYLAWVASSYIIWQNSTENTWYKMAKIQTVKQVQRNDDFIELDYTILLHDIASQEIIPWQMQVLWHPQYGTKVKHNSRLPKEARLE